Below is a genomic region from Spirosoma radiotolerans.
AGCCAGCGACACTACACCCCGCATACCCGTCCAGCCCAGCAGTAAAGGCATCAGCCAGCGCCTTCTGGTAAATCCGGAACGAGGCATTACGTTAGGACGAAAAATAAATGTTGCCAGCAAGGCCGCATACGAACTAATGACTCTGGCAACAATTAACACGCCGGTTACCAACATGCCTGAACCAATGGCGGTCTGTAAGGGAATACCTTTTTCACGTAGACCTTCGATAATTTCGGGAAGTTCCAGACCGATGATCAGAAAAACAATACCGTTTAGAATAAACACAAAACTTTCCCACACACTAAAGCTTTGAATACGGCTGGCGCTGTTGAGAAAAACAAGTCGCCGGGCCGACATAAACAAGCCACCGCTTACGACAGCCAGCACACCCGAGCAATGAAACTGCTCCGCCACCCAATACATAAAATAAGGTTCAATCAGCGTCAGCGCTATGTTTGATGAAGGATCGAGCGGAAGTCGTTTATGGACCTGAATAAAAACCCAGGCCAGTAACAAACCGACACCCACGCCCCCTAGTACGGTCCATAAAAAACTCAGCGCTGCCTGCTGCCAGATAAACTGCCCTGTACCAATAGCGACTAAAGCGAACTGAAAAATAATCAGCGACGACGCATCGTTGAGCAGGCTTTCCCCTTCCAGAATAGCCGAAGTGGATTTAGGAATTTTAACAAATTTGGTAATGGCTCCGGTGCTGACCGCATCCGGTGGCGATGTGATTCCGCCCAATAAAAAACCTAAAGCAATCGTAAATCCTGGGATGAAATGGTTAGCTGCCACCGCTACAGATAAGGCGGTAAAAAACACAACCAGAAACGCAAAACTGCCAATAATGCGCCACCATTTTTTCATTTCTTTAAATGAGATCGACCAGGAAGCCTCAAATAAAAGTGGCGGCAAAAAAATAAAGAAAATAAGATCAGGATTGATTCGTACCCTTGGCAGCCCCGGAATAAAACTAATGAACAGCCCGGCCACGACCAGCAAAATCGGATACGCAATTTTTAGTTGATTTGCCCACATGTTTAGCAACACGATGGCCACAATCATGGCGAGCAGAAAAGGTAATAGGGCGTGCATTAATCTAAGGATGTATGGATGTTTCTTTACGAAATAGTTACTCAATACAATTAGCTCACCGGACGAAAATACTTATTGGATTTCTAATTAATTGAACGATCGTCTGAAGGCTAATGGCGAAAGATTCGTTTTTGTTTTAAAGAGTTTACTAAACGATTGAGAATGTTCAAATCCCAACACGTAAGCCACTTCACTGACCGATAACGTGGTGGTGGACAATTTTTCTTTTGCTTTTTCAATCAGTTTGTCATGTATATAGTGTTGTGCATTTTGTCCGATCAGGGACCGCAACATATCACTTAAATAACTTGGCGACAGATTCACGTGTTCGGCCAGATAGCCGACGGTCGGTAAACCCTGGTTTAAGGACAGTTCATCGTTAAAATAATTGTCTAACAGGTCTTCCAACCGTTGTAACAGGTCATTGTTAACGGCTTTGCGGGTAAGAAACTGACGTTTGTAAAACCGGTTCGCGTAATTGAGCAACAAATCAAGTTGTGAAATAACAACGTCCTGACTGAAATCATCAATCCGGCTGGACAATTCCTTTTCGATCATTTTAAAAATCTCAAAAATTGTTTCTTTTTCATCTTCCGAAAGATGCAACGTTTCGTTGGTTGAATACGAGAAAAAGCCATACTGTTTAATGGTTTTGGCCAGGGGATATCCTAAAAGAAAATCTGGATGAATGAGCAACGTATACTCGGAGCACACGCTAGCATCGTTGTCATTGCTGCCAATAAGCTGGCCTGGCGAAGCGAATAACAAACCACCTTCATCAAAATCATAGTAACTCTGGCCGTACTTTAATTTGCCGTTCAGTTTTGGTTTGTACGATAGTTTATAAAAGCCCAGCACATGATATTGGGGAAGTCCGGTCATGTCAGCCTGTACGTGTGCACCGTTGATCAGACTAACCAACGGATGTCGAGGCTTAGGCAAACCAAAGGCCCGATGCGCATCGGTTAGCGATTCAATTTTGTACGGGTGATTTTCTTCTTTTTTCATCCTTCAGTAGATAAAGTGATAACCGATCCTTAAAAATAGGATCGGTTATCACGGATGCTTTATCAAAAAGTTTCCTGTTTGTGGGTTCCTTACATAGCTTGACCTTGAGCGGAGTTGGATACATCTTCCCAGGCTTCCCAGGTTGCCAGGCGTTCAGCATAGGCTGCGCGCACCCAAGGTAGACAATGGCTGCCTAAAAAGAACCGAAGTGGTGGATTTTCTGCATCCACAATTGTAAAGAGTGCCTCAGGCGTTGCTTCCGGATCACCTCTTTCCATCGTTTTTAAACCATCGACAAACTGCGCCTTAAAATTGGTGTAAATATCGAGGCCTTGTGCAAACTTCAGGGATTCCTGACTTCCAAACTCGGTAGCATAGGCCCCTGGTTCAATAATGGTCACGTTGATGCCAAAGGGTTTAACCTCCGCGGCCAGGCTTTCGTGGATGGCTTCAAATGCCCATTTTGACGAACAATAGTAGCCGATCACGGGTAAGGTTACATGACCAAGATTGCTGGATGTACCGAGGATATGACCGCCACCCTGCTTTCTCAATAACGGCAAAGCTGCCTGAATAACAGAAACGGGACCAATAATATTCGTTTCGTAAAGAGCACGAATATCATCCGCGCTGGCTTCCTCAATGGTGCCAACCAATGAATAACCGGCATTATTAAAGACAATATCCAGTCGGCCGAAATGAGCGTGTGCTTGCTCCAGGGCGGCTTTTACTTGCTCGGGCCGGGTAACGTCCAGCTCCAGCAGGAGTACGTTTTCGCCGTATTTTTCTTTTAGGTCGGCAATACTTTCCAGCTTGCGGGCGGTAGCCGCTACTTTGTCACCCCGCTTAAGCGCGGCATCGGCCCAAACGCGGCCAAAACCGCGGGAAGCGCCCGTGATGAACCAAATTTTAGTTGACGTTACAGGCGTTGACGCCGGTTGACTGCTTGCCTTTTCATTCTGATGTACCATGATGTATACCTTAAAGATTAATGATACATCAAAGGTCAGGCTGTAGGATTCGGTGCCTGTAGTCTAATTAAGGAGATTTGTAGTCAAAATGAGAAAAACCCAGTTCCAGTGTCGTTGCCACCTGGGTAACGACACTGTTCTAGTCGTTCCCCGCATCGTATGGATACTATAATCATCAAGGGCGTCGCTGATTACCATGAACCGCTGTCTCTGTTGTTCAACCAGCAGTCCCAATTCACTTCATCAGCCGTCAGCAAACCGGGACTGTGATGCTCGGCATAGTCATAGACTATGGCCAATACTTACCTGATAACCTACTTGGACCCGGGTACGAACAAAACGGCATCGGCTACCACAACCCCATCGGCGTCTTTTGTCGATACGTCCACAAAGCATTTTTTTCCCGGAGACAAAGCATACGATCCCAAGGACACCCATTCGCCGGAAGTCTGCCCTTCCACCCGAATATCGGACTCCCGAACGGGAACGGCTTTGGTCTGACTTCCATCCGATACAGCCAAATTCAGCGTGTGAGACGCCCCTGTAAGTTTCGGGATGTAGATGTACACCTGGTAATTACCCGCTTTGGTAATGGATGGACTGAACCGTACGCTCTTCACCTCCGAACCCGAACCTGATGCAGTGAAATAACTGGGTCCATACGCTCCTTTCGGGTTATTATCCCGTGTCCACTCACCCGTGCGAGTTACCTGCGTAGGATCATCGTTATCGACCAGAATTTCGGGGGCGCGGCCATCAGCCAGTGGATTGGTCTTCAGTAGGTTCTGTAGTTTTTTTACATCAATGGTCTGTACCGATGTTTTCCCGTCGATGGCCATACTGGCAGCCACCGCCGACGACTGTGCCAGTACCATAAAGACCGGCTCCATACGGATAGACCCGTAGGCGATGTGGCTCGCCGACAGGCAAACGGGCATCATCAGGTTGGTACACTCAGTCGCTTTAGGAGTCAGGCAGCGGTACGAAATCGGGTACGGCGGGAAACCGCCAACCTGTACGTCGCCTTCATTCTTGACCATTTTTACGCCATTCTTCTCGACCACCAGCCGCTGGCAATTGTGTGAATCCATGGTATACGCGGCCATGCCTACGCCATCCGGCACCACTTCGCGACCCTGGCAGTTTGCCTGCGTCATCACATGAGCACCCACCATGCGCCGGGCCTCCCGAACATACATTTGTGTCGACCAGTTGCCCGAATCGGTGTATTCGTCTTTCGGATAACCGAACTTGAGCATCTCGGTCTGTATGTCTTTGCGCATCCGCGGGTCATGCCCGATGAAGTAGAGCAACCCTTTGTTGTACAGTTCGTGCTCGCGCTGAATAGCAGCCCGACGCTCGTAACTGGCTTCGGGGAAGTCGTAGTTCATGCCAATCATATCGGTCGAAAACGGGCCGTTGTTGTTGATATCTGTTTTCTGGTTTGGCATCCGGTCGGGTTTGAGAATGGTGTTGAACGCCAGCTTGGGATTCTTTTCGATGGCCCGCAACAGCAGTTCATACCGGGTTGAGTCATAGCCTTCGGGGCGAGTGATGGGTATACTGTTGGCCGGGTCGCTGCTCAGGCAAATCCGAAAGTTATAAGCCTGCACGTCTTTATTTCCCGTACCGACAGGCAGCGCACTCGCCGTGCTGATGCCCCACAAAAGACCGCTTTCGGGCTTGCCGGGCACTTTGTACGGGTCAACGCCATCGGCAAACTGATGTTTGTCCAGTAGTTGAAAGCCGTTATACGTTTCGCCGTAGGTCTTGTTGTCTTCACGGCCAACGGTATAGCTGACACCTGCTTTAGCCATCAGATCACCTTCGTAGGTGCAATCCAAAAAGACCTTGGCATTAACCGTCCGAGTGGCATTTCCAGCCGACGATGGCTCCAGCGTGATGCTCTGAATAGACGTGCCCTGCTTCTTCACCGACCGGAGCCGGTAGGCATAGAGAACATTGACATTGGCCCGTTTGACATACGACTTAAAGAGGTCTTCCGCTACGTGGGGCTCAAAAATCCACTGTTCAAACTTCCCGTAATGCTTGCCAATCTGGCGGTAGTAATCGCGGGCGATACCAGAGATGGCGTATTTGTTGCCGATGTCGGTATACCCCAGTCCGCCCGTCGTGAGTCCGCCGAGGTGGCGCCCCGGCTCGATCAGGATAACGGACTTACCCATCTTTTTAGCGGTATAAGCCGCCATCACCCCCGCCGACGAACCACCATACACGCATATATCGACCGTGACGGGGGCAGGCTGAGCGATTGATTGATTCGTTAGAAAAAAGCTTAGAAACAGTAAACGAATGGAGTTATGCATGATTGATTATCAAGTTGTGACTTTCCCTTCCTATTGGCTTAATACCCCGGATTCTGGTCCAGTTTAGGGTTTACATCGCGTTCGGTCTGGGGAATTGGGAAGAGGTAATGGTGGTCATCGACGGGTATGGTTGGGTTCTGCGCTTTTAAGGCGCTAACAAGCCGTTTAGTCCGAACCAGATCATACCAGCGATGTCCCTCGAACGCCAGTTCCAGCCGACGCTCCAGCAGCAGGCTATCCCGAAACTGCGCCTGACTCAGGTTAGCGGTCAGGTTCGGTAACCCCGCCCGGTTACGAACCCGATTGATGGTTGTGTAAGCATCAGCACTGTTGGCTGATTGCTCGTTGAGGGCTTCGGCGTACATCAGCAGCACATCGGGATAGCGTATAATGGGGTAGTTATTGCCGCCATCGCCGTTGCCCGTAGCCGTTGGGTCCAGGTATTTGTTCACGTAGCAGGGGAACAACACGCTGGCCGGGGCAGCTGGGGTACTGGTGGCGCTATAGAGTTTCAGCGTGACGTTCCGGCGTTTGTCGTCGGCGCGGTAGGCTCTGTACAGGTTTTCGGTAGCGGGATCATCTCCAAACCCGGCCACGCCATTGACTCGGTCGAAGTTCGGCCGCATGTAGCCCTGCATCAGGCTTCCCTCATTAAACCCGCCACTCAGGGCCTGCATCTCAAAGACGGCTTCTTTCCCGTTCTTGTTGGCAATCAGAAACGCATCAGCGAAGTTGGCCCATAAATCATACGTGGCCAGGTCAATAACTTCTTTCGCTTTCGCCGATGCCTTCGGCCAGTCCTGTCGAGTCAGATACACCTTTGCCAGAAACGCTTTTGCAGCACCTTTCGTCGCCCGACCTTTGTCGGCGGTCGAGTATGTTGTTGGCAGTACGGCTTCGGCTTCGGTAAAATCCTGAATAACGAGTTTATACACATCATCGGCCGATGCCCTCGCCACAGAAAGGTCATTCAACGATGTGGTTTCAACGGTGATGATCGGCACACCACCAAACAGGCGGACGAGGGTGAAGTAATAAAATCCACGCATAAATTTCGCTTCGGCAATGTACCGGGCTTTCAGGTCGCCATCCATTGGGATACCGGGCACCCGGGCAATAACCGCATTGGCCCGGTTGATGGCCGAATAGACCGTCGACCAGATGGACTGAAAAGTGTTGGTGGCGGGGGTAAACGTGTACTTGTCGAGGTCATTTTTAGGCTGGTTAGCGGTCGAGCGGCCGTTCCCCCATTCGGCGTCGTCGGTCGCCTGGTCCTGCAAAATCCACATGACCTGCCCATATAGGTTGGCGTTATTTAGCGGATCATAAACCGCGCTGACGGCAGCTTTGGCATCGTCGGCATTTTTGTAAAAGTTAGTCGGGGTGAAACTGGATTCGGGTTTCTGATCCAGCACATCGCAGGATGTCAGCACCCCAATCAGGCAAAGAAGAACTATATTTTTTTTCATGGCTCAGAGATTAGTAAAGGATACAAGATGTAGGATGTAGGATGTATCTGGAGACCCGATAAAGTAGTACATCATATATCTTATCAAAATCCTACGTTTAGACCGAACAGGATGGTTTTGGCTGCTGGGTAGCTGGCATAATCGAAGCCCTGGCTCCGGCTATCCTGCCCGAACCGGTTTACCTCCGGATCATAGCCCGAATAACTCGTCCAGGTCAGGTAGTTCTGGGCCGTCGCGTACACACGAAGTGACTGGATCTTCAGGGTTTTGAGTACGGATCCAGGCAGGTTATAGGCCAGCTGAATCGTCTTCAGCCGCAGGTACGAACCGTCTTCGATTTGACGGGTCGATACCCGGTTGGCCGGACGAGTCGTTGACGCGCGCGGGATGTCCGTATTGGTATTGGTGGGCGTCCAGCGGTTTAACACGTCACGGTCCTGGTTGGTCGTTGCGTTGAGGTATTCCAGCTCATACCGATTGGCGTTCAGGATGTTATTCCCGTACACACCCTGCAGGAAAGCGGTCAGTTCAACACCCTTATAGGAGAAGGTGTTGCTTAGTCCTCCCAGAAATTTGGGTTGCGCCCGACCAATGATGGTCCGGTCGTTATCGTCGATTTTCTTATCCCCATTGAGGTCCAGGTACTTCCGGTCACCGGGTTTGCGGGCCTGCGGGTCGGCTAAAGCGGCTAGTTCATCAGTGGTCTGATAGAGGCCGTTGGTGACGTACCCAAAGAATGACCCCAGCGGCTCACCAACCCGGATGATGCCCGAGTTCAGCCCCTGCCCAATGTTGGCAACGCTACCGGCAAATATCTGCGGGGTGCCGCCAATATCGAGTACCTTGTTTCGGTTGAGGGCAAAATTCAGGTCGGTGCTCCACTTGAAAGCCCCGTCTATGTTTCGCGAGGAAATACTGAGTTCAAGCCCTTTGTTCTCTACTTTACCAAGGTTTTTGAAGGCGCTGGAAAAGCCGGATGTGCTGGGCACGGTTACGTTCAGCAGCAAATCCTTTGTTCGTTTCAGGTACAGGTCGGCTGTCAGGGTGATGCGGTTATTCAGGAAACCGACATCTACACCCATATCAGCCTGAGTGGTCGTTTCCCACGACAGATCCGGGTTGGCGATCTGGTTGGGCCCTAGTCCCGTCGACACCGTGTTGCCGAAGACATAGTTCTGCGTACCCAGCAGCGAGTACGCCGGGTAGTTGCCCACGCCATCCTGATTACCCGTTGCGCCATACGTCAACCGGAATTTGAGGTCATTGATCACCTGGTTATTTTTCAGGAAGGCTTCTTCCGAAATCCGCCAGGCGATAGCGGCCGAGGGGAAATAGCCGTACTGCTTATTGGTCCCGAAGCGCGAGGAGCCATCACTTCGGAAGGAGGCCGTCAGCAGGTACTTGTCTTTGTAGCCATAATTGATCCGGGCCAGATAGGATTGCAAGCCCCAGGTACCTATGCCCGACGAGGGCGTCAGGGGCACCGACCCGGACCCCAGGTTGCTCGACCCCAGGTTGTCGTTTACGAAGTTACGGGCCTGTGCCTGACTGGTTTCGGTACGGTTGGCCTGCTGGGTGTACCCAAGCAAAGCCGTTATGTTATGCACCGTATTGAACGTACGCGTGTACGTCAGCAGGTTTTCGTTCAGCCAGGTTATGGATTGGCTATTATAAATAGAAGCGGCTCCGCCCTGGGCCAGTCCGCTGGAAACGGAGCGGGGCAGGTATGAATCCTGCTTCTGTAAAACACCATCGATGCCCATCAACACCCGCAGGCTGAGCCCGTCGATAATCTGGTAGTCGCCGAAGACATTGCCAAAGATGCGGTAGGCCGTATTCTGGTTCTTATTTTCACGGGCCAGGGCCACCGGGTTATCGGCGGTGAAGGCCAGGGCCGGGCTGGTCAGTAAGTAGGAGCCATCGGCATTGGTCACCGGCAGAATGGGCGGAAATTGTAGCGCGGCAATGGTCACCAGGCCCGCGCTCCCTAAATCCCCATCTGAACGTGCCTGATTGGTGATCGTCCGGTTGACCGTCAGGCTATTGCCGATTTTCAGCTTGTTGGTCAGCTTGCGGTCCAGATTGATTCGGAAGGAATACCGGTCAAAATCAGAATTGACGATGATACCACCCTGTTTGAAGTAGCCTCCGGCAATGGCGTACTGCGTTTTCTCGTCGCCACCACTCATCGAAAGCTGGTAGTTGGCCATGGGAGCCTGCCGGAAGATCTCATTCTGCCAGTCGGTGCCTTCGCCATAGGCGTTGACCTGCTCTGGGGTATATACCGCCGGACGCCCTTCATTGGTATTGGCATCGTTCACAAACTGGGCATATTCCCGTCCGTTCAGTACGGGGTATTTCCGGCGCACCGTCTGAATGCCGTAATAGGTATCCAGATTGATGGTCGATTTGCCCGCTTTTCCGCGTTTGGTCGTAATGATCACCACGCCATTCGATCCCCGCGACCCATAAATGGCCGTCGACGAAGCATCCTTCAGGACCGAAATCGACTCGATGTCGCTGGGATTGAGAGTGCTCAACACGTTAAAACTTGAGCCGCTGCCCGCCCCATCATTTTTAAATGGGATGCCGTCAACAACGTACAATGGCTCATTATCGCCCTGGATGGAATTGCCTCCCCGAATCCGGATGCTTGTGGTGCCACCCGGTGCGCCCGAGTTCTGGGTAATCTGTACGCCGGCCGCCCGGCCCTGCAACGCCTGATCGAGGGAGGTGACGGCTACCTTGCGAATCTCCTCGACGGGCACGGTGGCTACGGCACCCGTCAGGTCACTTTTCTTCACTTGACCATAACCTACAACCACCACTTCGTTCAGCGACTTGGTGTCGGGTACTAACTGAACATCCATAATTGTTTGGTTGCGCACGGCACGCTCCTGACTAATATACCCGACAAAGCTGAACACCAGCGTAACGCCCGATGCATCGGTCGGGATACTCAACTGATAACGGCCCTGTGCATCCGTCGTTGTGCCGCGCGACGATCCTTTCACCACGACACTCACACCGGGCAACTCCTCCCCCGCTTCGCCCGTTACCCGCCCGATTATCCGAACATCGGTGGGTGTTGTTTCCATGGGCTGGACCGTTGCCAGATTCGCCAGGCCCGCCAGCGAGAGGGGGCCTGTCCCGGCAGTCGTCAGGGGTATTGGCGGGGGCGAACTGATACTCGTACGGCTGCTATTTTTGGGCGGTAAAATTAAATAGGCCCCCGAGCGCAGTTTCTTGAATCGAAGTCCATACGGTTTCAGGAGTACCTCGAGGTTTGTTTCCAGCCGGGCATTCAGATTGAGGGGTTCGAGCGGGCTCAGGTGCCGCGAAATAACCGACTCTTCAAACAGGATATCGACACCATAGTGTTCTTTCAATTGCAGGAGCGTTTGCCTGAGCGGCTGACCAACGCCCACACCGGCCGTTCCTTTGCCGGGTTGTCTGGTATCGGTTTGCTGTGTCGGACGGGCAAAGGCCAGCGTTTGGGCTACAGTATGGCCATAACCCACGCTAATCAACCAGCTGGTTGTGAGCAATAAGGGTAGCGATTTTTTCATTGATTAATCTGGGTTTCGGAAGGAGTTGACAACATAATGTATTGATCACGGTGGCTAACCCGGAGATTGAGCAGCTCAGCCAGCGCGTCGGCGAGTTCATCGGATGATCCGGCCCGGATGGTACCCGTCAGCGTTCGCCGGGCCAGTGCCGGGTCGGAGAGCTGAACCGTTACGCCAAACACAGACTGGATTTGAGAGGCCACCTCCCGCAGCGATGTGTCGTTGAAGCTGAACAGGCGATATCGCCAGTGGGCAAATTGGGTGGTATCGGCTCGGGCCTGCAAGCGCAACGCGCCTTTACCATCGAGCGTCACCCGGTCGCCGGGCTTCATGAGTACATTTTGGGTGGGTTGGTTGGCCGGGGTATACTGCAGGTTGACCTTTCCCCGTTTCAGAACCACCTCGGCCCGTGCCGACCGGCTGCGCACCGAGAACTCGGTCCCGAGGACTTCCACCGCTAAGCCATCGGCGGTCTGCACCACAAAGGGTTGGTTGTTGGTGAGGTGTTTGATGTCAAAAACAGCATCGCCCGTTAGCGTTACCCGTCGGGAAAGCCAGCCGTAACCAAGCCGCGGCATCCGGAAAGACGAGTTACTGTTGAGGGCAACCGTTGAGCCATCGGGCAACCTCAGCGAACGAAGCTGACGAGCGCCCGTCGTGACGGTTTTGTACAACAGTGGCTCCCGGAACAGCCAGCCACCGGCCAGGAGTAACAGGGCCACCGAAGCGGCCACTAGCCAGCCTCCGCTAGTCAGGAATGGGCGGGGTTCGGCGGGCAGTTGCCGAACCAGAGGTACCTGTTCATGCAGGGGTGTATCGAGTCGTTGACGAAACTCGTCGAGATGGCGGGCTACATCGGGCACATATTGGGGAAAACTGCGTTCCCATTCATCGAGCCACTGAAAATACGTTTCCCGGCTCCCGGCATCGGTCAGCCATTCACCAATCACTTTTTGCTGAACAGACGTGGCCTGTCCGGCAAAGTAGGTAAACAACAGTTCTTTGGTAGGTTTCATGAGGAGATCGTGTGTCGTTGAGCGTCAGGAAAAAGTGACCAGTACAAGCAGCGTCCAGCTAATCAGCTTTTGTTGCCGAAGAAATTGGCGAACGGTAGAAATAGACCGCAGCAGGTGATTTTCGACGGTTTTGGGCGACAGGTTCATCTCAGCGGCAATCTCTTTGTAGGACTTTCCTTCAAATCGGCTCAACAGAAATACCCGTTGCCGCTGGGGCGATAATTGCTGAACAGCCTGCTCCAGCGCCCGGTAGAGCTCATCCTGCTGGAGAAGCCGGTCGGGTTGGGTCGCATCGAGGTCGGCCCGATCCAGATCATCCGGCAAGGATTCCTGCCGACTTAATTCCCAGCGCAGGCTATTGTAGGCCCTGTTCCGGACGGCCTGATAGAGGTAAGCCCGGTATGACCCCCGGATTTGCTTGTATAACTCCTTCTGATAGAAGGTGTAGAACAAGTCCGCTACAACGTCTTCGGCCGCCTGCCGGTCATACATAAAGCGAATGGCATGGCTGCATAACGGGGCGAAATACTGCCTGAACAGGAGTTCGCACCCAAGTTTTGGGTCGGTAGCAAACGCATTGCGAATGAACAACTCGCCATCAACCGATGCCGAAGGCAAGGCTTCGGCATCGCTCCGCAACACAGGTGATGGCCCGAGGGGTATGGAATTGGTGGAGCGCCGAAAAAGAAACGAGTTGGTGGCCATTAATCGCGGGGGCTAGTAGCCATAAGACAAGCCAGCGTGAAAAATCCCCCAATCAATTTTTATTTTTTATCTATAAAATCCAAAAAAGGCTTTTCGAGCTGTTTGCAGCCACCTGCCAGCCTGACCATTTTTATCAAGCATACAGATTCCAGTCTTTGATCAAATTTTTTTAGTTGTCTTACCAGCGTTTTCGCTCTAGGCTTCGTCTGGGTTACAGGACTAAACCAGAGCGACCACCCATGACAAATCGACCTTTTCTGACGCGCCAGTGGCGGATAATCGTGACAGCAGCCCTGTTGGCTGGGGTTGACACGAGTTGTCGACCCGATGCCCAGGATACAACAACGCCACAGGCCAACTGCCGCATTCAGACCTACTCAACCCCAGCAGATCGGACGACCTACGCCTATGATCCCGAGGGAAAGCTCCTCGACTGGGAATTTAACCTGACCAATGGCGATCAGACGCTGAAAAGCACGTACACCTATGATCAGAATGGCTATCTAACGGCATCGACGCTGGTCCGCACGGACCGGTGGTATGTCAAAAG
It encodes:
- a CDS encoding Na+/H+ antiporter, encoding MHALLPFLLAMIVAIVLLNMWANQLKIAYPILLVVAGLFISFIPGLPRVRINPDLIFFIFLPPLLFEASWSISFKEMKKWWRIIGSFAFLVVFFTALSVAVAANHFIPGFTIALGFLLGGITSPPDAVSTGAITKFVKIPKSTSAILEGESLLNDASSLIIFQFALVAIGTGQFIWQQAALSFLWTVLGGVGVGLLLAWVFIQVHKRLPLDPSSNIALTLIEPYFMYWVAEQFHCSGVLAVVSGGLFMSARRLVFLNSASRIQSFSVWESFVFILNGIVFLIIGLELPEIIEGLREKGIPLQTAIGSGMLVTGVLIVARVISSYAALLATFIFRPNVMPRSGFTRRRWLMPLLLGWTGMRGVVSLAAALAIPITLDNGTAFPQRNLILFITFVVILLTLLVQGLTLPYLIKRSRLFDSIIEEEPEELTRQRMKQGLKQHVYEFLKNKYETEPNGYAGMEKFLKQWEERAKATDDSWMTERTKVIFVELLECQRQYLTELNKDPKIDEVIIRRQLYQIDLEEERLKII
- a CDS encoding helix-turn-helix domain-containing protein — encoded protein: MKKEENHPYKIESLTDAHRAFGLPKPRHPLVSLINGAHVQADMTGLPQYHVLGFYKLSYKPKLNGKLKYGQSYYDFDEGGLLFASPGQLIGSNDNDASVCSEYTLLIHPDFLLGYPLAKTIKQYGFFSYSTNETLHLSEDEKETIFEIFKMIEKELSSRIDDFSQDVVISQLDLLLNYANRFYKRQFLTRKAVNNDLLQRLEDLLDNYFNDELSLNQGLPTVGYLAEHVNLSPSYLSDMLRSLIGQNAQHYIHDKLIEKAKEKLSTTTLSVSEVAYVLGFEHSQSFSKLFKTKTNLSPLAFRRSFN
- a CDS encoding SDR family NAD(P)-dependent oxidoreductase, yielding MVHQNEKASSQPASTPVTSTKIWFITGASRGFGRVWADAALKRGDKVAATARKLESIADLKEKYGENVLLLELDVTRPEQVKAALEQAHAHFGRLDIVFNNAGYSLVGTIEEASADDIRALYETNIIGPVSVIQAALPLLRKQGGGHILGTSSNLGHVTLPVIGYYCSSKWAFEAIHESLAAEVKPFGINVTIIEPGAYATEFGSQESLKFAQGLDIYTNFKAQFVDGLKTMERGDPEATPEALFTIVDAENPPLRFFLGSHCLPWVRAAYAERLATWEAWEDVSNSAQGQAM
- a CDS encoding FAD-dependent oxidoreductase, whose amino-acid sequence is MHNSIRLLFLSFFLTNQSIAQPAPVTVDICVYGGSSAGVMAAYTAKKMGKSVILIEPGRHLGGLTTGGLGYTDIGNKYAISGIARDYYRQIGKHYGKFEQWIFEPHVAEDLFKSYVKRANVNVLYAYRLRSVKKQGTSIQSITLEPSSAGNATRTVNAKVFLDCTYEGDLMAKAGVSYTVGREDNKTYGETYNGFQLLDKHQFADGVDPYKVPGKPESGLLWGISTASALPVGTGNKDVQAYNFRICLSSDPANSIPITRPEGYDSTRYELLLRAIEKNPKLAFNTILKPDRMPNQKTDINNNGPFSTDMIGMNYDFPEASYERRAAIQREHELYNKGLLYFIGHDPRMRKDIQTEMLKFGYPKDEYTDSGNWSTQMYVREARRMVGAHVMTQANCQGREVVPDGVGMAAYTMDSHNCQRLVVEKNGVKMVKNEGDVQVGGFPPYPISYRCLTPKATECTNLMMPVCLSASHIAYGSIRMEPVFMVLAQSSAVAASMAIDGKTSVQTIDVKKLQNLLKTNPLADGRAPEILVDNDDPTQVTRTGEWTRDNNPKGAYGPSYFTASGSGSEVKSVRFSPSITKAGNYQVYIYIPKLTGASHTLNLAVSDGSQTKAVPVRESDIRVEGQTSGEWVSLGSYALSPGKKCFVDVSTKDADGVVVADAVLFVPGSK
- a CDS encoding RagB/SusD family nutrient uptake outer membrane protein, which encodes MKKNIVLLCLIGVLTSCDVLDQKPESSFTPTNFYKNADDAKAAVSAVYDPLNNANLYGQVMWILQDQATDDAEWGNGRSTANQPKNDLDKYTFTPATNTFQSIWSTVYSAINRANAVIARVPGIPMDGDLKARYIAEAKFMRGFYYFTLVRLFGGVPIITVETTSLNDLSVARASADDVYKLVIQDFTEAEAVLPTTYSTADKGRATKGAAKAFLAKVYLTRQDWPKASAKAKEVIDLATYDLWANFADAFLIANKNGKEAVFEMQALSGGFNEGSLMQGYMRPNFDRVNGVAGFGDDPATENLYRAYRADDKRRNVTLKLYSATSTPAAPASVLFPCYVNKYLDPTATGNGDGGNNYPIIRYPDVLLMYAEALNEQSANSADAYTTINRVRNRAGLPNLTANLSQAQFRDSLLLERRLELAFEGHRWYDLVRTKRLVSALKAQNPTIPVDDHHYLFPIPQTERDVNPKLDQNPGY